In the Leptotrichia sp. oral taxon 212 genome, one interval contains:
- a CDS encoding polysaccharide deacetylase family protein, with amino-acid sequence MYLLLAGLAVILIFFHIYNKNRKKSVACLMYHNVFAEKTEGIISEKEFEKHMEYIKDMKTYKMEELEKMNYILDEESILVTFDDGYKNNYTKAFPILKKYNIKATIFLNTVYIGNDRDYLDWNEIKEMYESGLIDFQLHTHSHYPTIRKPEVKGVFEKTEGDFVKREYFPIFREGLSNKEKAETKDFRDLDFTGLPVFKIRSQISMKGLKLKEGFVDKYREIVNSEEFISKSSKERKIFLNKLFKVHKKEFFEEISEEEFEKKVEFEITENKRLIEEKLNKKAEFLSYPWGHTYKGNVERIKKLGIKSFVMTSGKANNVKINPEKIYRINGDKIKDYNLFEKKLKYVYNKG; translated from the coding sequence ATGTACTTACTGTTAGCTGGATTAGCCGTAATTCTGATTTTTTTTCATATTTATAATAAAAATAGAAAAAAATCAGTAGCCTGTCTTATGTATCATAATGTTTTTGCTGAAAAAACTGAAGGAATAATATCGGAAAAAGAATTTGAAAAGCATATGGAATACATAAAAGACATGAAGACTTATAAAATGGAAGAACTTGAAAAGATGAACTATATTCTTGATGAGGAAAGTATACTTGTGACCTTTGATGATGGATATAAAAATAACTATACTAAAGCTTTTCCCATCTTGAAGAAATACAATATAAAGGCTACCATTTTTCTTAATACGGTCTACATAGGAAACGACAGGGATTACCTTGACTGGAATGAAATAAAGGAAATGTATGAGAGCGGTCTCATAGATTTTCAGCTGCACACACATTCCCATTATCCGACAATAAGGAAGCCTGAAGTAAAAGGAGTTTTTGAAAAGACGGAAGGGGATTTTGTAAAAAGGGAATATTTCCCTATTTTCAGGGAAGGACTTTCAAATAAGGAAAAAGCCGAAACAAAGGATTTCAGGGACTTAGATTTTACAGGACTTCCTGTATTTAAAATAAGAAGTCAGATTTCAATGAAAGGTCTAAAGCTGAAAGAAGGATTTGTGGATAAGTATAGGGAAATTGTAAATTCAGAAGAGTTTATAAGCAAATCTTCCAAGGAAAGAAAAATATTTTTAAATAAACTTTTTAAAGTACATAAAAAAGAGTTTTTTGAAGAAATTTCCGAAGAGGAATTTGAAAAAAAAGTGGAGTTTGAAATAACGGAAAATAAAAGACTGATAGAGGAAAAATTAAATAAAAAAGCGGAATTTCTTTCATATCCGTGGGGACATACCTATAAAGGAAATGTGGAAAGAATAAAAAAATTAGGAATAAAATCCTTTGTAATGACTTCAGGAAAAGCAAACAATGTAAAAATAAATCCTGAAAAAATTTACCGTATAAATGGTGATAAGATAAAGGACTATAATTTATTTGAAAAAAAATTGAAATACGTGTACAATAAA
- a CDS encoding glycosyltransferase — MEEVTLVITSCGRFDLLKRTLDSFFEKNTYPIKKIIITEDSTEGKKLENLISQYENEKNKHNFCLIINETREGQLKSVDKAYNEVDTEYIFHCEDDWIFLKKGFIEKSLKLLKEDRTLLTVGLRSKKDFKESFFRKEEYISKDGEKFYEVKDEIFTYNPGLRRKSDNDLFGSHEKLKDKLYEIELSKFYKDRNYRTIYFKEKYVEHIGDKRHVHFSRKGKNSVLDFKIDRMIKKIRYTFLKLFGKVK; from the coding sequence ATGGAGGAAGTTACTCTGGTAATAACAAGCTGCGGAAGATTCGATTTGCTTAAGAGAACTCTGGACAGTTTCTTTGAAAAAAATACTTATCCGATAAAAAAGATAATAATAACAGAAGACAGTACCGAAGGAAAGAAACTGGAAAATCTTATTTCTCAATATGAGAATGAGAAAAATAAGCATAATTTCTGCCTGATAATAAATGAGACAAGAGAAGGTCAGTTAAAATCAGTTGATAAGGCCTATAACGAAGTAGATACCGAATATATATTTCATTGCGAGGATGACTGGATATTCCTGAAAAAAGGATTTATAGAAAAGTCTCTGAAACTTCTTAAGGAAGACAGGACTCTCCTTACAGTGGGATTACGAAGCAAAAAAGATTTTAAGGAAAGTTTTTTCAGGAAGGAAGAATATATCTCAAAAGATGGAGAAAAATTTTATGAAGTAAAGGATGAAATTTTTACTTATAATCCGGGTCTTAGGAGAAAATCCGACAACGATTTGTTCGGATCTCATGAAAAACTGAAGGATAAGCTTTATGAAATAGAGCTGTCAAAATTTTATAAAGACAGAAATTACAGAACTATCTATTTTAAGGAAAAGTATGTGGAACATATTGGGGATAAGAGACATGTGCACTTCAGCAGAAAAGGGAAAAACAGCGTTCTAGACTTTAAGATAGACAGGATGATAAAGAAAATAAGATATACATTTTTAAAATTATTTGGAAAGGTAAAATAG
- a CDS encoding glycosyltransferase, which translates to MTSCGRFDLLERTLDSFFKYNTYPIKEVIITEDSTEGKKLEKLVSKYKNQNFKLIVNETRIGQIKSIDKAYKEVNTEYVFHCEDDWEFLREGFIEKSMDMLIENPKIAVVGLRSREDCSGIPISKENYMASNGEEYFEILEDVFTYNPGLRRKDVCDLFGSHEKLEGKLWEAELSKFYKEKGFKMISFVNPFVEHIGNKRHVHFSKRGKNSVLDFKIDRMIKKIRYTFLKLFGKVK; encoded by the coding sequence GTGACAAGCTGCGGGAGATTTGATTTACTGGAAAGAACACTTGACAGTTTTTTCAAATATAATACTTATCCGATAAAGGAAGTAATAATAACGGAAGACAGTACTGAGGGAAAGAAACTGGAAAAACTGGTTTCTAAATATAAGAATCAGAATTTTAAATTAATAGTGAACGAAACAAGAATAGGACAGATAAAGTCCATAGACAAAGCTTATAAGGAAGTGAACACGGAATATGTATTCCATTGTGAAGATGACTGGGAATTTTTAAGGGAAGGGTTTATAGAAAAGTCCATGGATATGCTCATAGAAAATCCTAAAATAGCAGTAGTCGGCTTAAGATCAAGGGAAGACTGCTCAGGGATTCCTATTTCCAAGGAAAACTACATGGCATCTAACGGAGAGGAATACTTTGAAATACTGGAAGACGTGTTTACATACAATCCCGGACTTAGAAGAAAGGATGTATGTGACCTGTTCGGTTCCCATGAAAAACTTGAGGGAAAACTTTGGGAAGCTGAACTGTCCAAATTTTACAAGGAAAAAGGATTTAAAATGATTTCCTTTGTAAATCCGTTTGTGGAGCATATAGGTAACAAAAGACATGTACACTTTAGTAAAAGAGGAAAAAACAGTGTTCTGGATTTTAAAATAGACAGAATGATAAAAAAGATAAGATATACGTTTTTGAAATTATTCGGAAAGGTAAAATAA